A stretch of the Candidatus Coatesbacteria bacterium genome encodes the following:
- a CDS encoding GNAT family N-acetyltransferase, protein MLIRHYRPADLAARTRLINRCRPLYPTSSAVLAHWDNRQPAAGYRYFVVGEHDGALVAEADLNSCDWSVKGGVYQLDLLVDPSRRRRGYGRRLWQQVLRQLERLDWSELLVDASADCKPAVAWIKLLGFELCDTELPSRLELRRYRRPADYDAALERFTGQGFELRSYGEIRDDDKEEKLWRLTEDVTADMPGSLEYQRRSLESWRRVMDSPARDIDTTLIALDAAEFIGLTSLARYAGPHAAAEIDCTGTRADYRGRGVATALKYASVDRAREHGVPAIYTFNADGNEAVLSINRKLGFQPQPPWLCFSLKNDTADDYGI, encoded by the coding sequence ATGCTGATCAGGCACTATCGACCCGCGGACCTGGCCGCCCGCACCCGGTTGATCAACCGCTGTCGACCGCTGTACCCCACCAGTTCGGCGGTGCTGGCCCACTGGGACAACCGGCAACCCGCCGCCGGCTATCGCTATTTCGTCGTCGGTGAGCACGACGGCGCCCTCGTCGCCGAGGCCGATCTCAATTCCTGTGATTGGAGCGTCAAGGGCGGGGTCTACCAGCTGGACCTGCTGGTCGATCCGTCCCGGCGCCGCCGGGGTTACGGACGCCGGCTGTGGCAGCAGGTGCTGCGCCAGCTCGAGCGCCTCGACTGGAGCGAGCTGCTCGTCGACGCCTCGGCGGACTGCAAGCCCGCCGTGGCTTGGATCAAGCTTCTGGGCTTCGAGCTCTGCGACACCGAGCTGCCCTCGCGGCTGGAGCTCCGCCGCTACCGGCGACCCGCCGATTACGACGCGGCCCTCGAGCGCTTCACCGGTCAGGGCTTCGAGCTGCGGAGCTACGGGGAGATCCGCGATGACGATAAAGAGGAGAAGCTCTGGCGGTTGACCGAGGACGTCACCGCCGACATGCCGGGCAGCCTGGAGTACCAGCGGCGCAGCCTGGAGAGCTGGCGGCGGGTGATGGACAGCCCGGCCAGGGATATCGACACCACGCTGATCGCCCTCGACGCCGCCGAGTTCATCGGTTTGACCAGCCTGGCCCGTTACGCCGGACCCCATGCGGCGGCGGAGATCGACTGCACCGGCACCCGGGCCGACTACCGCGGTCGCGGCGTGGCCACGGCGCTGAAGTACGCCAGCGTCGACCGGGCCCGCGAACACGGCGTCCCGGCGATCTACACCTTCAACGCCGACGGCAACGAGGCCGTGCTGAGCATCAACCGCAAGCTCGGCTTCCAGCCCCAGCCGCCCTGGCTGTGCTTCAGCCTGAAGAACGATACCGCCGACGATTACGGCATCTGA
- a CDS encoding ATP-binding cassette domain-containing protein encodes MVTTNEYAVRCTGLAKQFKRAFARKKKNGGKRVVLALDGIDFTVRRGEIFGIIGPNGSGKSTLVRCLSTLLFPDSGRMEVFGLDVIDEAPRVKRLINRVSVDAAFFKKLSPYENLIYAARLYGGRRTDVKEEAQRILDGLDFPKDKFREPMQELSRGQQQKVAIARALLTSPVLLLLDEPTTGLDPKSKLQVQAFVRRLRRDHDATVLLTSHDMDEVERICDRLAIMDDGRILETGTAAELRERHRDNGSLPTLEQVFLKVAGHGWRPEEE; translated from the coding sequence ATGGTTACCACGAACGAATACGCCGTGCGCTGCACCGGCCTGGCCAAGCAGTTCAAGAGAGCCTTCGCCCGCAAGAAGAAGAACGGCGGAAAACGCGTCGTCCTCGCCCTGGACGGCATCGATTTCACGGTCCGCCGGGGGGAGATCTTCGGCATCATCGGCCCCAACGGCTCCGGCAAGAGCACCCTGGTGCGCTGCCTGTCGACCCTGCTGTTCCCCGACAGCGGACGGATGGAGGTCTTCGGCCTCGACGTCATCGACGAGGCCCCCCGGGTCAAGCGGCTGATCAATCGGGTCAGTGTAGACGCGGCCTTCTTCAAGAAGCTGTCGCCCTACGAGAACCTGATCTACGCCGCCCGGCTCTACGGCGGCCGCCGAACCGACGTCAAGGAGGAGGCGCAGCGCATCCTCGACGGCCTCGACTTCCCGAAGGACAAATTCAGGGAACCGATGCAGGAACTCTCCCGGGGCCAGCAGCAGAAGGTGGCCATCGCCCGGGCGCTATTGACCTCGCCGGTGCTGCTGCTCCTCGACGAGCCCACCACGGGGCTGGACCCCAAAAGCAAGCTCCAGGTGCAGGCCTTCGTCCGCCGGCTGCGACGGGACCATGACGCCACGGTCCTGTTGACCAGCCACGACATGGACGAGGTCGAGCGGATCTGCGACCGTCTGGCCATCATGGACGACGGCCGGATCCTGGAGACGGGCACCGCCGCCGAGCTGCGCGAGCGTCATCGCGACAACGGCAGTCTGCCCACCCTGGAGCAGGTCTTCCTCAAGGTCGCCGGTCACGGTTGGCGGCCCGAGGAGGAATAA
- a CDS encoding ABC transporter permease has protein sequence MSEKQPTTVKKARPRLLNSFAREAKASYAFVERNFNLVKRYINWEIVFLAYTIVNTLTIGLIAVGQPGADRVLYLVVGALLWSYLSVLFEVVSEDVAWERWEGTIEYTFMAPVTRLTRLGGTCFFAAVYGLLRTAIVLGVVVLFFDLSLAGANIGAFMIVLASSSFAFMGLGIIAAVLPLISPEKGAQATHIIQALILLVSGVYYEIDVLPAWLRPLSYVSPATYTLRASRAALLDGAGLESLWGDILILLGMGVALIPLGLWIFGLAERHAKRTGKLKRSG, from the coding sequence ATGTCCGAGAAGCAACCGACAACCGTCAAGAAAGCCCGCCCCCGCCTGCTGAATAGTTTCGCCCGGGAGGCCAAGGCTTCCTACGCCTTCGTCGAACGCAACTTCAACCTCGTCAAACGTTACATCAACTGGGAGATCGTCTTCCTGGCCTACACCATCGTCAACACCCTGACCATCGGCCTGATCGCCGTCGGTCAGCCCGGCGCGGACCGGGTGCTCTACCTCGTGGTGGGGGCGCTGCTCTGGAGTTACCTGTCGGTACTCTTCGAGGTGGTCAGCGAGGACGTGGCCTGGGAGCGCTGGGAAGGGACCATCGAGTACACCTTCATGGCCCCGGTGACCCGGCTGACCCGCCTCGGCGGCACCTGCTTCTTCGCCGCGGTCTACGGCCTGCTGCGCACGGCCATCGTGCTGGGCGTGGTGGTGCTGTTCTTCGACCTCTCCCTGGCCGGAGCCAATATCGGCGCCTTCATGATCGTGCTGGCCTCGTCCAGCTTCGCCTTCATGGGGTTGGGCATCATCGCCGCCGTGCTGCCGCTGATCAGCCCGGAGAAGGGCGCCCAGGCGACGCACATCATCCAGGCGCTGATCCTGCTGGTCTCCGGCGTCTACTACGAGATCGACGTCCTGCCGGCCTGGCTGCGGCCGCTGTCCTACGTCAGCCCGGCGACCTACACCCTGCGGGCCAGCCGCGCCGCCCTGCTCGACGGCGCCGGGCTGGAAAGCCTGTGGGGCGACATCCTGATCCTGCTGGGCATGGGGGTGGCGCTGATACCGCTGGGCCTGTGGATCTTCGGCCTGGCCGAGCGCCACGCCAAGCGCACCGGCAAGCTCAAACGCAGCGGCTGA
- a CDS encoding 2-hydroxyglutaryl-CoA dehydratase, whose amino-acid sequence MSGDDGGTARSPRAFAGVDVGSTATKAVVVDAAGAVLGRGVIPTGVSGERAARQALAAAGLDDPDGASVAATGYGRELVGFAGERITEITCHARGAFALRRAELTLIDIGGQDTKAVAVGAEGSVLRFVMNDRCAAGTGRFLEVMARALETDLERFSNLALKAERASRINSMCTVFAESEVIGLLARGAPRAAIARGLVEAVAERVSGMARKVGLRESVALSGGVALNPAVVEALGAALGVRPVVLSEPQFVGALGAALLCRERRATADG is encoded by the coding sequence GTGAGCGGTGACGACGGGGGGACCGCCCGGTCCCCCCGCGCCTTCGCCGGCGTCGACGTGGGATCGACGGCGACCAAGGCCGTCGTGGTGGACGCCGCCGGAGCCGTCCTCGGCCGGGGCGTGATCCCGACGGGGGTTTCCGGGGAGCGGGCGGCCCGTCAGGCGCTGGCCGCGGCCGGCCTCGACGACCCCGACGGGGCGTCCGTCGCCGCCACGGGCTACGGGCGCGAACTCGTCGGCTTCGCCGGCGAGCGGATCACCGAGATCACCTGCCACGCCCGGGGGGCCTTCGCCCTGCGACGGGCCGAGCTGACCCTGATCGACATCGGCGGCCAGGACACCAAGGCCGTCGCCGTGGGTGCCGAAGGTTCCGTGCTGCGCTTCGTGATGAACGATCGTTGCGCCGCCGGCACCGGGCGCTTCCTCGAGGTGATGGCCCGAGCCCTGGAAACGGACCTCGAGCGCTTCTCCAACCTGGCCCTGAAGGCGGAAAGAGCCAGCCGCATCAATAGCATGTGCACCGTCTTCGCCGAGAGCGAGGTCATCGGTCTGCTGGCCCGGGGCGCCCCGCGCGCCGCAATCGCCCGCGGCCTGGTCGAGGCCGTCGCCGAGCGCGTTTCGGGGATGGCCCGCAAGGTCGGGCTGCGGGAGAGCGTCGCCCTCTCCGGCGGCGTGGCGCTCAACCCCGCCGTGGTCGAGGCCCTGGGCGCGGCGCTGGGCGTCCGCCCCGTCGTGCTGAGCGAGCCGCAGTTCGTCGGCGCCCTGGGCGCCGCGCTGCTCTGCCGGGAGCGTCGGGCAACCGCTGACGGATAA
- a CDS encoding 2-hydroxyacyl-CoA dehydratase: MPEDHHPMWRKLGLDLDKHDRLLGILNEFYPAVYLQQDQRPAAMDYFDFVISEIHGLRIKELLEHKAAGGKVVGTFCLYVPDELLTALEAIGVGLCAGTDFSIPDAEVDLPRNLCPLIKSFYGFKAGMICPYFEATDVIIGETTCDGKTKAYEVLGEKHPVRVLEIPHRKNDETFKLWRAELSAFVDYLEELTGNKLTAEKLRAAIELHNNKRRALQRLNKLRWRRPVPISGKDALLINQIAFYDDPARFTASVTKLADEVEARVGRGESPFAADAVPLMTSGTPYAIPNWKLHHVVEGPQRVIVAEESCVGSRYYSELVDEDAADLDGMLEALARRYFNIHCACFTPNTERLDDIVELAGASGARGVINYTLSFCTPYLVEDKLVRDRLEREGIPLLSLESDYSMGDVEQLKTRIDAFVESL; this comes from the coding sequence ATGCCCGAAGACCACCACCCCATGTGGCGGAAGCTCGGCCTGGATCTCGACAAGCACGACCGGCTGCTCGGGATCCTCAACGAGTTCTATCCCGCCGTCTACCTCCAGCAGGACCAGCGCCCCGCGGCCATGGACTACTTCGATTTCGTCATCAGCGAAATCCACGGCCTGCGGATCAAGGAGCTGCTCGAGCACAAGGCCGCCGGCGGCAAGGTCGTCGGCACCTTCTGTCTCTATGTCCCCGACGAGCTGCTGACCGCCCTCGAGGCCATCGGCGTCGGACTCTGCGCCGGAACGGACTTCTCCATTCCCGACGCCGAGGTCGATCTGCCGCGCAATCTCTGCCCGCTGATCAAGAGCTTCTACGGCTTCAAGGCCGGGATGATCTGCCCCTACTTCGAGGCCACCGACGTCATCATCGGTGAAACAACTTGCGATGGTAAAACCAAGGCCTACGAGGTCCTGGGCGAGAAACACCCGGTGCGGGTGCTGGAGATCCCCCACCGCAAGAACGACGAGACCTTCAAGCTCTGGCGGGCCGAACTGTCCGCCTTCGTCGACTACCTCGAGGAGCTGACCGGCAACAAGCTGACCGCGGAAAAACTGCGGGCGGCCATCGAGCTGCACAACAACAAGCGCCGCGCCTTGCAGCGGCTCAATAAGCTGCGCTGGCGACGCCCCGTGCCCATCAGCGGCAAGGACGCCCTGCTGATCAACCAGATCGCCTTCTACGACGATCCCGCGCGCTTCACCGCCTCGGTGACCAAGCTGGCCGACGAGGTCGAGGCCCGCGTCGGCCGGGGCGAGAGCCCCTTCGCCGCCGACGCCGTGCCGTTGATGACCTCGGGCACCCCCTACGCCATCCCCAACTGGAAGCTGCACCACGTCGTCGAGGGACCGCAACGGGTCATCGTGGCTGAGGAGAGCTGCGTCGGCAGCCGATACTACAGCGAGCTGGTCGACGAGGACGCCGCCGATCTGGACGGCATGCTCGAGGCGCTCGCCCGGCGCTACTTCAACATCCACTGCGCCTGCTTCACCCCCAACACCGAGCGCCTGGACGACATCGTCGAGCTGGCCGGGGCCTCGGGCGCCCGGGGGGTGATCAACTACACCCTCTCCTTCTGCACCCCCTACCTGGTCGAGGATAAGCTGGTCCGCGACCGGCTGGAGCGGGAGGGCATCCCCCTGCTCTCCCTGGAGAGCGACTACAGCATGGGCGACGTCGAGCAGCTCAAGACGCGCATCGACGCCTTCGTGGAGTCGCTGTGA
- a CDS encoding ATP-binding cassette domain-containing protein — MRAGKVLAPSRAGRETDSARPATNRDGPAPNTPTLAPGSPAAVSSPSANTFLGSAMLRAVDLAAYVGNTPLYTGVSFDLPAGERLAVVGPNGCGKTTLLEMLVGDREPDEGAVELSKNEVLGYLPQVLREPSHVTVGAYVSRDFARLEELGRKIEKLHRELGRYAGDRSYTAKLLRRLERLTERFDKRGGYELEHRVRRVLSGLGLGKVKHGRPLSTLSGGQKTKLALARLLLGEPTLLILDEPTNHLDLPAVTWLERYLWRSEAALIIVSHDRAFIDRLANRVLEIEPESASAHLFRGNYSAYVEQRRRRRELQLKQAAARAEERAKLEAYVRRYKAGNRSTQAHDRERKLARLEPVSVLAERRGPDFGFRRSTRPGEWTLRYAGVTAGYGPRMILRKLDLELRRGERLAVVGPNGSGKTTLLRLATGALQPRKGYVELGLNVRLGYLAQEHDTLDPEAGVLEELQEVTGLRLTAARSHLARFDFGAEDVEKPVGVLSQGEKTRLTLAQLVCLDRNLLLLDEPTNHLDFWARESMERALIEYDGAALVVSHDRYFLRHIGVERVLVLPEQELIGIAELEDYYAPGSGRRATG, encoded by the coding sequence ATGAGGGCCGGCAAGGTTCTTGCGCCGAGCCGAGCCGGTCGCGAGACCGACTCGGCTCGGCCTGCAACGAACCGTGACGGCCCGGCGCCGAACACCCCGACCCTTGCCCCCGGGAGTCCCGCTGCTGTATCATCGCCCTCCGCAAACACTTTCCTTGGAAGCGCCATGCTACGCGCCGTCGACCTCGCCGCCTACGTCGGCAACACCCCGCTCTACACCGGGGTGTCCTTCGACCTGCCCGCCGGCGAACGCCTGGCCGTCGTCGGCCCCAACGGCTGCGGCAAGACCACCCTGCTGGAGATGCTCGTCGGCGACCGCGAACCCGACGAGGGCGCCGTCGAACTTTCCAAAAACGAAGTCCTCGGCTACCTGCCCCAGGTGCTGCGGGAACCGTCCCACGTCACCGTCGGCGCCTACGTCTCGCGTGATTTCGCCCGGCTCGAGGAGCTGGGGCGCAAGATCGAGAAGCTGCACAGGGAGCTGGGCCGCTACGCCGGTGATCGCAGCTACACCGCCAAACTGCTGCGCCGCCTCGAACGGCTGACCGAGCGCTTCGACAAACGAGGTGGCTACGAGCTCGAGCACCGGGTCCGCCGGGTGCTCTCCGGCCTGGGCCTGGGCAAAGTCAAGCACGGCCGACCCCTGAGCACCCTCTCCGGCGGCCAGAAGACGAAACTCGCCCTGGCTCGGCTGCTGCTGGGCGAGCCGACACTCCTCATCCTCGACGAGCCGACCAATCACCTCGACCTGCCGGCGGTGACCTGGCTGGAGCGTTACCTCTGGCGCAGCGAGGCCGCGCTGATCATCGTCAGCCATGATCGGGCCTTTATCGACCGTTTGGCGAACCGCGTGCTGGAGATCGAACCCGAGAGCGCCTCCGCCCACCTGTTCCGCGGCAACTACTCGGCCTACGTCGAGCAGCGCCGCCGCCGCCGTGAGCTGCAGCTCAAACAGGCCGCCGCCCGGGCCGAGGAGCGGGCCAAGCTCGAGGCCTACGTCCGCCGGTACAAAGCCGGCAACCGCTCCACCCAGGCTCACGACCGCGAACGCAAGCTGGCCCGCCTCGAGCCCGTCAGCGTCCTGGCCGAGCGCCGGGGACCGGATTTCGGCTTCCGCCGCTCCACCCGCCCCGGGGAGTGGACGCTGCGTTACGCCGGAGTGACGGCGGGCTACGGGCCGCGGATGATCCTGCGCAAACTGGACCTCGAGCTGCGCCGCGGGGAGCGCCTGGCCGTCGTCGGCCCCAACGGCTCGGGCAAGACCACCCTGTTGCGCCTGGCCACCGGCGCCCTCCAGCCCCGCAAGGGCTACGTCGAGCTGGGGCTCAACGTCCGGCTGGGCTACCTGGCCCAGGAGCACGACACCCTGGACCCCGAGGCCGGCGTCCTCGAGGAGCTGCAAGAGGTCACCGGGCTGCGGCTGACCGCCGCCCGCTCCCATCTGGCCCGCTTCGACTTCGGCGCCGAGGACGTGGAGAAGCCCGTCGGCGTGCTCAGCCAGGGCGAGAAGACCCGCTTGACCCTGGCCCAGCTCGTCTGCCTGGATCGCAACCTGCTGCTCCTCGACGAACCGACCAACCACCTCGACTTCTGGGCCCGGGAGTCGATGGAGCGCGCCCTGATCGAGTACGACGGCGCCGCCCTCGTCGTCTCCCACGACCGCTACTTCCTGCGCCACATCGGCGTCGAGCGGGTGCTGGTGCTGCCGGAGCAGGAACTGATCGGCATCGCCGAGCTGGAGGACTACTACGCTCCGGGCTCGGGCCGCCGGGCGACGGGCTGA
- a CDS encoding T9SS type A sorting domain-containing protein gives MRQTMKLTLLIVLMMVAIAPGGWLSEEIDYRDGGHFTERPAVHFSPDGTLYLVVIDSSSSQLFLYEMITPDNWSNQVLTNDVYDYGVDFGFDDNAAPQPVVFAYNSSGYMINFFYYTSSWQVDYIDPNGSGVNLHVQEHHLPNIIPLATQVFEASLMKPTYAVYDKDTYSFPTLTMVDSYNDAENWARAVHNQYDGFTYVFYVNETGDLVYESEIDFSGSGAMVNPGSLCNRQYDADGGQNQLFVAYYNEGTDNLEVFSADADSMGSWFQVDEIYSAGSHTFPLGSIALDVHQGPVQDLPQVVFTADDGGGPAFYHARFDGARWYTTHLGGAEGENYLLDFALDITGHPYIVHYHNQGTYDDTIELIYCDNFPPDFFKLTSPVDGATVTTDTPTFEWESSMDFEGGDVYYTLRLALDETMETLLHEFDADVSTIYIPTVDEALHDGEYWWNVIATDDADQQTWSLFKHFLTVDADDTPFPDSAEAFAYDDTQGIQDGDWVEIVFSEQIDGPPAIDGANIDAYLPLEGGHTWTDGNGQIQSAVWGYNHVGNDTLLVYLSTGGGAPTVEVGDIIDFSNAPSKFYDLSSNPINGAITITGNFGPQGPEFDAGHQFIETLEYAQDNEITCTFMPDENVDSCEIYWAYGGTTDFGSFAMTEDVDGWRYTLSAAQVSTDGIAYGFHAVSPEGGHSWYPENFSDGTHLHARVHCDVFVPDDVDIPAGDDVSAYRMMSNPFEFPTDADDPQSQFADDFGPYDAADWRVFGWDAAAQQYFEYDPGADNFALKPGDGLWLIVRDGCDSLDIEDGTGLKPDPADPHMIPLQAGWNLIGAPYSFFVAWEDCYHLEDTNTVEPPLTWNGSDYDEDSHLLTGVGYWVWSDGEDILYVPAIASDPGGTGGGDGSAPLTPGSRPSGGALPDLTRSLTPTLSVPGNGDASPPLVSSRADHGDGWGDPRRWRIAFSLSDGAAADRRHLLGVDPAAGDYHDALERHEPPNLGERPLLWFEHDDWPSHRGRYATDLRRPFDDGSSYSFHLQAAGPAELSWDIENGWPAGFGALLELPDGRVIDLLAQSRLTIDEALTSSGLPFNVHVGTAEYLDGEYVADRFTLAQSYPNPAAGLVRIEYELPHSGNVELAVYDIAGRRVATLHSGEQTAGRHAAAWDTNAVAPGVYLYRLSCDDARLTRRLVVER, from the coding sequence GTGCGGCAGACAATGAAGCTGACCCTGTTGATCGTGTTGATGATGGTCGCCATCGCCCCGGGGGGCTGGCTGTCCGAGGAGATCGACTACCGCGACGGCGGGCATTTCACCGAGCGTCCGGCGGTCCACTTCTCCCCCGACGGTACGCTGTACCTGGTTGTTATCGACAGCTCATCGTCTCAGCTGTTCCTCTACGAGATGATCACGCCGGACAACTGGTCCAATCAGGTGCTGACCAATGATGTCTACGACTACGGGGTGGACTTCGGCTTCGACGACAACGCGGCGCCCCAACCCGTCGTCTTCGCCTATAACTCCTCCGGCTACATGATCAATTTCTTCTACTACACCTCCTCCTGGCAGGTCGACTATATTGACCCCAACGGCAGCGGCGTCAACCTCCACGTCCAGGAGCATCATCTACCCAACATCATCCCGCTGGCGACCCAGGTGTTTGAGGCCTCGTTGATGAAGCCCACCTACGCCGTCTATGACAAGGACACCTACAGCTTCCCGACCCTGACCATGGTCGACAGCTACAACGACGCCGAGAACTGGGCCCGGGCGGTCCACAACCAATACGATGGGTTCACCTACGTTTTCTACGTCAACGAAACCGGCGACCTGGTCTACGAGAGTGAAATCGACTTCAGCGGCAGCGGCGCCATGGTCAATCCGGGCTCGCTCTGCAACCGTCAGTACGACGCCGACGGCGGTCAGAATCAGCTCTTCGTCGCCTACTACAATGAAGGCACCGACAACCTGGAGGTCTTTTCCGCCGATGCGGACTCGATGGGCAGCTGGTTCCAGGTCGACGAGATCTATTCCGCCGGCAGCCACACCTTCCCCCTGGGCTCGATCGCCCTCGACGTCCACCAGGGTCCGGTCCAGGACCTGCCCCAGGTGGTCTTCACCGCCGACGACGGCGGCGGCCCCGCCTTCTACCACGCCCGCTTCGACGGTGCCCGGTGGTACACCACCCACCTCGGCGGAGCCGAGGGCGAGAACTACCTGCTGGACTTCGCCCTCGACATCACCGGCCATCCCTACATCGTCCACTACCACAACCAGGGAACCTACGACGACACCATCGAGCTGATCTACTGCGACAACTTCCCCCCCGATTTTTTCAAACTGACCTCCCCTGTCGACGGCGCCACGGTCACCACGGACACCCCGACCTTCGAGTGGGAGAGCAGTATGGACTTCGAGGGCGGCGATGTTTACTACACGCTGCGCCTGGCCCTCGACGAGACGATGGAGACCCTGTTGCATGAGTTCGACGCCGACGTCTCGACGATCTACATCCCCACCGTCGACGAGGCCCTCCACGACGGCGAGTACTGGTGGAACGTCATCGCCACCGACGACGCCGATCAGCAAACCTGGTCACTGTTCAAGCATTTCCTGACCGTCGACGCCGACGACACCCCCTTCCCCGACAGCGCCGAGGCCTTCGCCTACGACGACACCCAGGGTATCCAGGACGGCGACTGGGTCGAGATCGTCTTCAGCGAGCAGATCGACGGCCCGCCGGCCATCGACGGCGCGAATATCGACGCTTACCTGCCCCTGGAGGGCGGCCACACTTGGACCGACGGCAACGGCCAGATCCAGAGCGCCGTTTGGGGCTACAACCACGTCGGCAACGACACCCTGCTGGTCTACCTCTCGACGGGCGGCGGCGCCCCCACCGTCGAGGTCGGCGACATCATCGACTTCTCCAACGCCCCCAGCAAGTTCTACGACCTGTCGAGCAACCCGATCAACGGCGCCATCACCATCACCGGTAACTTCGGACCCCAGGGACCCGAGTTCGACGCCGGTCACCAGTTCATCGAGACCCTGGAGTACGCGCAGGACAACGAGATCACCTGCACCTTCATGCCCGATGAGAACGTCGACAGTTGCGAGATCTACTGGGCCTACGGCGGGACGACGGACTTCGGCAGCTTCGCCATGACCGAGGACGTCGACGGCTGGCGGTACACCCTGTCCGCCGCCCAGGTGAGCACCGACGGCATCGCCTACGGCTTCCACGCCGTCAGCCCCGAAGGCGGCCACTCCTGGTACCCGGAGAACTTCTCCGACGGCACCCACCTCCACGCCCGGGTGCACTGCGACGTCTTCGTTCCCGACGACGTCGACATTCCCGCCGGTGACGACGTCTCCGCCTACCGGATGATGTCCAACCCCTTCGAGTTCCCGACCGACGCCGACGACCCACAGAGCCAATTCGCCGACGACTTCGGCCCCTACGACGCCGCCGACTGGCGCGTCTTCGGCTGGGACGCCGCCGCCCAACAGTACTTCGAGTACGACCCCGGAGCCGACAACTTCGCCCTGAAGCCCGGCGACGGACTGTGGCTGATCGTCCGCGACGGCTGCGACTCCCTCGACATCGAGGACGGCACCGGCCTGAAGCCCGACCCCGCCGACCCGCACATGATCCCCCTCCAGGCCGGCTGGAACCTGATCGGCGCCCCCTACAGCTTCTTCGTCGCCTGGGAGGACTGTTACCACCTCGAGGACACCAACACCGTCGAGCCGCCGCTGACCTGGAACGGCAGCGACTACGACGAGGACTCCCACCTGCTGACCGGCGTCGGCTACTGGGTCTGGTCCGACGGCGAGGACATCCTCTACGTCCCCGCCATCGCCAGTGATCCCGGCGGCACCGGCGGAGGCGACGGCTCCGCGCCGCTCACGCCCGGTTCGCGACCCAGCGGCGGCGCTCTGCCCGACCTGACCCGCTCGCTGACCCCGACGCTGAGCGTCCCCGGTAACGGCGACGCATCCCCGCCCCTGGTCAGCTCCCGGGCCGACCACGGCGACGGCTGGGGCGATCCCCGCCGCTGGCGCATCGCCTTCTCCCTGAGCGACGGCGCGGCCGCCGACCGTCGGCACCTTCTCGGCGTCGACCCCGCCGCCGGCGACTATCACGACGCCCTCGAACGCCACGAGCCGCCCAACCTCGGCGAGCGGCCCCTGCTGTGGTTCGAACACGACGACTGGCCCAGCCACCGCGGGCGCTACGCCACCGACCTGCGCCGCCCCTTCGACGACGGGTCGAGCTACAGCTTCCACCTACAGGCCGCCGGTCCCGCCGAGCTGAGCTGGGACATCGAGAACGGCTGGCCCGCCGGCTTCGGCGCCCTGCTCGAACTGCCCGACGGCCGCGTCATCGACCTGCTGGCCCAGTCCCGCCTGACCATCGACGAGGCCCTGACCTCCAGCGGGCTGCCCTTTAACGTCCACGTCGGCACCGCCGAGTACCTGGACGGCGAATACGTCGCCGACCGCTTCACCCTGGCCCAGAGCTACCCCAACCCCGCCGCCGGTCTGGTGCGCATCGAGTACGAGCTGCCCCACTCCGGCAACGTCGAACTGGCCGTCTACGATATCGCCGGCCGCCGCGTGGCCACCCTGCACTCCGGCGAGCAGACCGCTGGACGTCACGCCGCGGCCTGGGACACCAACGCCGTCGCCCCCGGCGTCTACCTCTACCGCCTCAGTTGCGACGACGCCCGCCTGACCCGCCGCCTGGTCGTCGAACGCTGA